One region of Peribacillus simplex genomic DNA includes:
- a CDS encoding putative holin-like toxin, producing MGTFEVISLMLSFGMFVIAILGFKNHDRNP from the coding sequence ATGGGTACTTTCGAAGTTATTTCCCTAATGCTAAGCTTTGGCATGTTTGTAATTGCTATTCTTGGTTTCAAAAATCATGACAGGAATCCTTGA
- a CDS encoding TetR/AcrR family transcriptional regulator → MADKRNSKDILIEAASRLFRIRGYYGVGLKDIIEESGIPKGSLYHYFPKGKEELAIEAIIHTKEFVIDEIQRGFDEIEDPIKAIQAHIFQLSEVFGESENLLGLPIGTIAAETYTTSEPIRTACQQAIEDWQSIYVKKLLEAKFSEKRAKELSIVINALIEGGILLSLTAKNGKPLQAIAEQIPLLLINK, encoded by the coding sequence ATGGCAGACAAACGAAACTCAAAAGACATTCTTATTGAAGCTGCTTCCCGACTTTTTCGCATACGTGGATATTATGGTGTAGGACTTAAGGATATTATTGAGGAAAGTGGTATCCCAAAAGGTTCGCTGTATCATTATTTTCCGAAAGGCAAAGAAGAATTGGCGATAGAGGCGATTATTCATACAAAAGAATTCGTGATAGATGAAATTCAACGGGGATTTGATGAAATCGAAGACCCTATTAAAGCGATTCAGGCTCATATTTTTCAATTATCCGAGGTTTTTGGTGAAAGTGAAAATCTATTAGGACTGCCAATCGGGACGATAGCGGCGGAAACATATACGACGAGTGAGCCGATAAGAACGGCCTGCCAACAAGCGATAGAAGATTGGCAATCCATATATGTGAAGAAATTACTCGAGGCGAAATTCAGTGAGAAACGGGCAAAGGAATTGAGTATCGTAATTAATGCTTTAATTGAGGGCGGTATCCTTTTATCCTTAACGGCGAAAAACGGGAAACCTCTCCAAGCCATTGCGGAACAGATACCATTATTGTTGATAAATAAATAA
- a CDS encoding thioredoxin family protein — protein MKEIKTKQEFDEAILSTKPVVAKFYVEWCPDCQNTNLFMPIVEEAYKEKIDMIAVNRDHLPELLEKLDVYGIPSFIAFQEGRELNRFVSKLGKSQEEVEQFLNQIVVESGKVI, from the coding sequence ATGAAAGAGATAAAAACAAAGCAAGAGTTTGATGAGGCGATTTTATCAACAAAACCAGTTGTTGCCAAATTTTATGTTGAATGGTGCCCAGACTGTCAGAATACCAATTTATTCATGCCAATTGTAGAAGAAGCGTATAAAGAAAAAATAGATATGATCGCAGTAAATCGAGACCATTTACCGGAATTATTAGAGAAGCTAGATGTGTATGGAATCCCAAGCTTTATTGCTTTTCAAGAAGGGAGGGAACTTAATCGCTTTGTAAGTAAACTCGGAAAAAGCCAGGAGGAGGTTGAACAGTTTCTCAATCAAATCGTAGTGGAAAGTGGAAAAGTCATTTAA
- a CDS encoding class II aldolase/adducin family protein: MVHQKNRKRIKEERKMTKTISLQPATFNTMEEERNHRKERLAASFRLFSKFGFDEGIAGHITVRDPKYTDHFWVNPFGMHFSQISVSDLILVNHKGDIVEGEHSVNGAAFAIHSEIHKARPDAVAAAHAHSVYGKTWSSLGRLLDPITQDACQFYNDHALFDDFTGVVYASEEGKRIARALGQYKAVILRNHGLLTVGQSVDSAAWWFITMERSCQAQIMAESVGKPIFIEQEYAKLTAEQTGTEYEGWLSFQPLWDRIREEQPDCLK, encoded by the coding sequence ATGGTTCACCAAAAAAACAGAAAAAGAATCAAGGAGGAAAGAAAAATGACAAAGACAATTTCCCTTCAACCCGCAACATTCAATACAATGGAAGAAGAGCGCAATCACCGGAAAGAACGGTTGGCAGCTTCATTCCGGCTTTTTTCAAAGTTTGGTTTCGATGAAGGGATAGCTGGCCATATTACGGTCCGTGATCCAAAATATACAGACCATTTCTGGGTCAATCCGTTTGGGATGCATTTTAGTCAAATTTCCGTTTCAGATCTTATATTGGTTAATCATAAAGGTGATATTGTGGAGGGTGAACATTCAGTGAATGGTGCTGCCTTTGCCATCCATTCGGAAATTCATAAAGCACGACCGGATGCAGTTGCAGCGGCACATGCTCATTCGGTCTATGGAAAGACATGGTCTTCTTTAGGGAGACTGTTAGATCCGATTACGCAAGATGCCTGCCAATTTTACAATGACCATGCATTATTTGATGATTTTACTGGTGTGGTTTATGCATCTGAAGAAGGGAAACGCATTGCCAGGGCTCTAGGTCAATACAAAGCTGTCATCCTCCGCAACCATGGATTGTTAACGGTGGGCCAATCTGTAGATTCAGCTGCTTGGTGGTTCATAACGATGGAACGTTCATGTCAAGCACAGATAATGGCTGAATCTGTAGGCAAGCCCATTTTTATAGAACAGGAGTATGCAAAGTTAACTGCAGAACAAACGGGAACTGAATATGAGGGATGGCTGAGTTTTCAGCCTCTTTGGGATAGAATTAGAGAAGAGCAACCGGATTGCTTGAAGTGA
- a CDS encoding FAD/NAD(P)-binding oxidoreductase, translating to MKNETHYKIMIVGGGSAGITVAARLLRESRTLSGNIAIIDPATKHYYQPLWTLVGAGEADKTVTQREEASVIPKGAVWVQDAVTTFQPDENVVLTASGNKLHYEYLVVAAGIQINWHEIKGLKESIGKNGVCSNYSYDYVDSTWEAIRNFKGGTSIFTNPNTPVKCGGAPQKIMYLAEEYFRKSGVRQQSSVIFVSGSPSIFNVKKYEQALNKIIERKEIATYFMHHLIEIDGDKKRATFENLNTKERVNMQYDMIHVVPPMSAPDFIKNSSLAASNGWLAVDKYTLQHEHFDNIFGIGDCTNLPTSKTGAAIRKQAPVLVQNLLHRMRAKQMVHKYDGYTSCPLVTGYGRLILAEFNYDLQPQETFPIDQSRERFSMYVLKKNLLPVMYWNGMLKGMM from the coding sequence ATGAAGAATGAGACACATTATAAAATTATGATTGTAGGAGGCGGCAGTGCCGGAATTACGGTCGCGGCACGTCTCCTGCGTGAATCACGCACTCTGAGCGGAAACATTGCCATCATTGACCCTGCGACGAAACATTATTATCAACCTTTATGGACGCTTGTAGGAGCAGGCGAAGCTGACAAAACTGTGACACAAAGGGAGGAGGCATCTGTTATTCCGAAAGGAGCCGTATGGGTACAGGATGCGGTTACCACATTTCAGCCAGATGAAAACGTTGTTTTAACAGCATCCGGAAACAAACTGCACTACGAATATTTAGTTGTCGCTGCGGGGATTCAAATTAACTGGCATGAAATCAAGGGGTTAAAAGAGAGTATTGGAAAGAATGGGGTATGTAGTAATTACTCTTATGATTATGTTGATAGCACTTGGGAGGCGATCCGAAACTTCAAGGGCGGGACTTCCATCTTTACCAATCCGAACACTCCGGTAAAATGCGGTGGTGCTCCTCAAAAAATTATGTATTTGGCGGAAGAATATTTCAGAAAATCAGGAGTTCGCCAGCAATCTTCGGTTATTTTTGTTTCAGGCAGCCCATCCATATTCAATGTAAAAAAATATGAACAGGCACTAAACAAAATAATTGAACGAAAAGAAATCGCAACATATTTTATGCATCATCTCATTGAAATTGATGGTGATAAAAAACGAGCGACATTTGAAAATCTAAATACAAAAGAGCGCGTGAATATGCAATATGACATGATTCATGTGGTACCGCCGATGAGCGCCCCGGATTTCATCAAGAATAGTTCCCTTGCTGCTAGTAATGGCTGGCTGGCTGTGGACAAATATACGCTGCAGCATGAACACTTTGACAATATATTCGGCATAGGGGATTGTACAAACCTGCCTACGTCAAAAACAGGGGCTGCTATTCGCAAACAAGCACCAGTGCTTGTGCAAAATTTACTTCATCGAATGCGTGCCAAACAAATGGTTCATAAATATGACGGCTATACATCATGTCCACTTGTTACTGGATACGGGCGGCTTATACTGGCTGAATTCAATTATGATTTACAGCCTCAAGAAACCTTTCCAATCGATCAATCCCGTGAGAGGTTCAGTATGTATGTATTGAAGAAAAACTTGCTTCCCGTTATGTATTGGAATGGGATGCTTAAAGGTATGATGTAA
- a CDS encoding D-2-hydroxyacid dehydrogenase → MSDSKKTAPSLYIRVDIPEKYINEFKEICSEVVIEPWEFGETEPQPTVDLSKFDILYTLGLHDNLSILKKAPKIKWVHSDSAGVEAMLNEDIKKSDVIITNVKGCSSVPIAEHTIAMLSSLARGVPTMIRNQIKKNWVEIPVKDLENSTVGIIGYGDIGFEIAKRCKGLGMTVIGCRRNPAQRKEEYEPADLIMGMDQVDEVLSRSDFVVLALPFTKDTSYFLNEERINKMKKGSHLINVGRGNTIVDEDLIESLKNGHIAGAALDVFEVEPLPEDHPFWQLENVMVSPHNAYNSAKHLDRVMELFLKNLKLFSDGKPLKNVVEKGMGY, encoded by the coding sequence ATGTCCGATTCTAAAAAAACAGCACCTTCACTTTATATCAGGGTCGATATACCGGAGAAATACATCAATGAGTTTAAGGAGATTTGTTCTGAAGTTGTTATCGAACCATGGGAATTCGGCGAAACTGAACCGCAGCCAACAGTAGATCTATCAAAGTTTGATATCCTTTATACGCTGGGACTTCATGATAATCTTAGCATTTTAAAAAAAGCTCCAAAAATTAAATGGGTACATTCAGACAGTGCGGGAGTGGAGGCCATGCTGAATGAAGACATCAAAAAAAGCGATGTCATCATCACTAATGTCAAAGGCTGCTCATCTGTCCCGATAGCCGAGCATACAATTGCGATGCTATCTTCGTTAGCAAGGGGTGTGCCGACAATGATCAGAAATCAAATAAAAAAAAATTGGGTTGAAATCCCTGTGAAAGACCTTGAGAATTCAACAGTCGGGATAATTGGGTATGGTGATATTGGCTTTGAGATAGCAAAGAGATGTAAAGGACTAGGAATGACCGTTATTGGCTGCCGCAGAAATCCCGCCCAGAGGAAGGAAGAATATGAACCTGCTGATTTGATAATGGGGATGGATCAAGTGGATGAGGTCCTTTCTAGGTCCGATTTTGTAGTCTTGGCACTCCCGTTTACGAAAGATACTTCTTATTTTTTAAATGAAGAACGCATAAATAAAATGAAAAAAGGCAGCCATTTAATTAATGTCGGCCGTGGTAATACGATTGTGGATGAAGATTTAATTGAATCATTGAAAAATGGGCACATAGCAGGAGCGGCGCTCGATGTGTTTGAAGTAGAACCTTTACCTGAGGATCACCCTTTCTGGCAGCTGGAAAATGTCATGGTATCCCCACATAATGCTTACAACTCTGCCAAACATCTAGATCGTGTAATGGAGTTATTCCTGAAAAATTTAAAGCTGTTTTCTGACGGTAAGCCGCTCAAGAACGTTGTGGAAAAAGGAATGGGCTATTAA
- a CDS encoding topology modulation protein — MERIMVIGVSAGVGKSTFAKRLGENLNIDVHHLDTFYWRPGWVEAPLEDFISAQKEVLSDDKWIIDGNYSNSFDLRSEHADTIIYLELPLRVCLYRVVKRWLSYIGKTRPDMGEGCQEKLDWQFVKFIMTTYFPRKKKMKKRLADLQRSEPEKIMVILKSKQEIEEYLFNRKDKPG, encoded by the coding sequence ATGGAACGTATTATGGTTATAGGAGTATCCGCGGGCGTCGGAAAATCTACTTTTGCAAAAAGACTAGGAGAAAATTTAAATATTGATGTACATCATTTGGATACATTCTACTGGAGGCCTGGCTGGGTGGAAGCTCCTTTAGAGGATTTTATTTCTGCTCAGAAGGAAGTATTGAGTGATGACAAGTGGATAATAGATGGTAATTATAGTAATTCTTTTGACTTACGTTCTGAGCATGCCGATACGATTATTTATTTAGAACTCCCTCTCCGTGTTTGCCTTTACCGTGTTGTAAAACGTTGGTTGTCTTATATAGGGAAAACAAGACCTGATATGGGTGAAGGCTGTCAAGAAAAATTAGACTGGCAGTTTGTTAAATTTATAATGACCACCTACTTTCCACGTAAGAAAAAAATGAAAAAAAGACTTGCAGATCTTCAAAGAAGTGAGCCTGAAAAGATAATGGTTATTTTAAAAAGCAAGCAGGAAATTGAAGAATATTTGTTTAACAGGAAGGATAAGCCGGGGTGA
- a CDS encoding MDR family MFS transporter, with protein MSIDATQQQNQVIRTTPILIAFLIAGFIGLFSETALNMALGDLIQEFNVSPSTVQWLTTGYLLTLGILVPVSGLLIQWFNTRQLFIASMVFSIIGTLIAAIAPGFGILMLARVIQAIGTGLLLPLMFNTILLIFPIHKRGATMGLMGLVIMFAPAIGPTVSGLIIENLKWNYIFWVSLPFFVIALLFGLKYMQNVSTITKPKIDVPSIILSTIGFGGIVYGFSIVGEHGWSNAIVLSSLIVGLIALFLFAVRQFNMDKPMIDLRVFKYPMFTLGLITVFITFMIIMSSMILLPLYLQTGLALAAFSAGLVLLPGGVLNGIMSPVTGRIFDKFGPRGLVIPGFIIMIVMLWTLTNVTTETSIIMVIIMHTLLMIGVSMVMMPAQTNGLNQLPKNLYPDGTALMNTLQQVSGAIGTTVAITIMSASQKNYMANAKDPFDPSAISGSLTAGVQDAFIFGLVLAIIGLIVSFFIRTARD; from the coding sequence ATGTCTATAGATGCAACACAGCAACAAAACCAAGTCATTAGAACTACCCCCATTTTAATTGCATTTTTAATTGCAGGGTTCATTGGGTTATTCAGTGAGACGGCTTTAAACATGGCGCTGGGGGATTTAATCCAGGAATTCAATGTCAGTCCTTCCACCGTGCAATGGCTGACAACGGGCTATTTATTAACATTGGGGATATTGGTCCCCGTTTCGGGACTCCTGATTCAGTGGTTCAATACCCGTCAATTATTCATTGCATCAATGGTGTTCTCCATCATTGGGACGCTCATTGCAGCAATTGCACCTGGGTTCGGCATCTTGATGCTAGCTCGAGTCATCCAGGCAATCGGAACAGGTCTTTTATTGCCTCTTATGTTCAATACCATCTTATTGATTTTCCCGATCCATAAAAGGGGAGCGACGATGGGATTGATGGGGCTGGTGATCATGTTTGCCCCAGCCATCGGACCGACAGTTTCAGGTTTGATTATTGAAAATTTGAAGTGGAATTACATTTTTTGGGTGTCTTTGCCATTCTTTGTGATTGCTTTACTATTCGGTCTCAAGTATATGCAAAACGTTTCAACAATCACCAAACCTAAAATCGATGTACCATCCATTATTTTATCGACCATTGGTTTTGGAGGAATTGTTTATGGCTTTAGTATTGTTGGGGAACATGGATGGAGTAATGCGATAGTTCTATCCTCGCTCATTGTCGGCCTTATAGCGCTATTCCTGTTTGCTGTAAGGCAATTCAATATGGATAAACCGATGATTGACTTGCGCGTTTTTAAATATCCCATGTTCACTTTAGGGTTAATAACCGTCTTCATCACCTTCATGATCATCATGTCATCCATGATCCTCTTACCGCTATACCTGCAAACCGGGCTGGCATTAGCTGCGTTTTCAGCTGGTCTGGTACTTTTACCGGGTGGAGTGCTTAATGGTATCATGTCTCCGGTTACTGGACGCATATTTGATAAGTTCGGACCAAGAGGACTAGTGATTCCAGGCTTTATTATCATGATTGTCATGTTATGGACTTTGACGAACGTAACGACTGAAACATCTATCATTATGGTAATCATCATGCATACTCTCCTTATGATTGGTGTTTCGATGGTCATGATGCCTGCCCAGACAAATGGGCTGAATCAACTGCCGAAAAATCTTTATCCGGATGGAACGGCTCTTATGAATACATTGCAACAAGTATCGGGAGCCATAGGGACAACCGTTGCCATTACCATCATGTCAGCATCCCAAAAAAATTATATGGCAAATGCAAAAGATCCGTTCGATCCATCAGCCATTAGCGGTTCATTGACTGCAGGCGTTCAAGATGCCTTCATTTTCGGTCTAGTCCTTGCAATCATTGGTTTGATCGTATCGTTTTTTATCAGAACAGCACGTGACTAA